The following coding sequences are from one Poecilia reticulata strain Guanapo linkage group LG18, Guppy_female_1.0+MT, whole genome shotgun sequence window:
- the LOC103480984 gene encoding lecithin retinol acyltransferase-like isoform X2: MFPLRLLALIFVSSATVDPSPEEKKKKKEEDDDDDDEEEEKNRYDLMFRRGDLLEVPRTLFTHFGIYLGGGRVAHFIPDILPVVSTNQLRIKQMVTNTRLILGVLAKCGSVRVDSVEDFAYGADIIINPMDKMCSCAALQGEDVARRAEKLLGDVAYSLLWYNCEHFVMYCRYGTVMSFQTFQVTPHRKPPGSARR; this comes from the exons ATGTTTCCGCTGCGGCTCCTCGCTTTGATCTTCGTCTCCTCGGCAACAGTTGACCCTTCACccgaagagaagaagaagaagaaggaggaggatgatgatgatgatgatgaggaggaggagaagaacaGGTATGACCTGATGTTCAGGAGGGGAGACCTGCTGGAAGTTCCCCGGACTCTCTTCACTCATTTTGGGATTTACCTGGGAGGAGGCAG AGTGGCTCATTTCATCCCTGACATCTTGCCCGTCGTCTCCACTAACCAGCTTCGGATCAAACAGATGGTCACCAACACCAGACTCATACTGGGAGTACTGGCTAAG TGTGGCAGCGTGAGGGTGGACTCAGTGGAAGACTTCGCCTACGGAGCCGATATAATCATCAACCCCATGGACAAG ATGTGCAGCTGTGCAGCGCTGCAGGGGGAGGACGTGGCCCGGCGGGCCGAGAAGCTGCTGGGAGACGTGGCCTACAGCCTGCTGTGGTACAACTGCGAACACTTCGTCATGTACTGCCGATACGGCACCGTCATGAGCTTCCAGACCTTCCAGGTGACGCCACACAGGAAACCCCCAGG TTCTGCAAGACGatga
- the LOC103480984 gene encoding lecithin retinol acyltransferase-like isoform X1 — protein sequence MFPLRLLALIFVSSATVDPSPEEKKKKKEEDDDDDDEEEEKNRYDLMFRRGDLLEVPRTLFTHFGIYLGGGRVAHFIPDILPVVSTNQLRIKQMVTNTRLILGVLAKCGSVRVDSVEDFAYGADIIINPMDKMCSCAALQGEDVARRAEKLLGDVAYSLLWYNCEHFVMYCRYGTVMSFQTFQFCKTMRKLLLSRGVAKVTAALVACLLVYLRVMDTWSVLLAVLLPFLLWMAS from the exons ATGTTTCCGCTGCGGCTCCTCGCTTTGATCTTCGTCTCCTCGGCAACAGTTGACCCTTCACccgaagagaagaagaagaagaaggaggaggatgatgatgatgatgatgaggaggaggagaagaacaGGTATGACCTGATGTTCAGGAGGGGAGACCTGCTGGAAGTTCCCCGGACTCTCTTCACTCATTTTGGGATTTACCTGGGAGGAGGCAG AGTGGCTCATTTCATCCCTGACATCTTGCCCGTCGTCTCCACTAACCAGCTTCGGATCAAACAGATGGTCACCAACACCAGACTCATACTGGGAGTACTGGCTAAG TGTGGCAGCGTGAGGGTGGACTCAGTGGAAGACTTCGCCTACGGAGCCGATATAATCATCAACCCCATGGACAAG ATGTGCAGCTGTGCAGCGCTGCAGGGGGAGGACGTGGCCCGGCGGGCCGAGAAGCTGCTGGGAGACGTGGCCTACAGCCTGCTGTGGTACAACTGCGAACACTTCGTCATGTACTGCCGATACGGCACCGTCATGAGCTTCCAGACCTTCCAG TTCTGCAAGACGatgaggaagctgctgctgagtaGAGGCGTCGCCAAGGTTACGGCAGCGCTGGTTGCTTGTCTGCTGGTCTACCTGCGGGTTATGGACACCTGGTCAGTCCTGCTGGCGGTTCTGCTGCCTTTCCTCCTCTGGATGGCCTCCTGA